The following is a genomic window from Thioclava electrotropha.
CGTGCAATGCGGCACCGCGCGCGACATCATCGCCAAGCCCGCCAACGGCTATGTGGCCGATTTCGTGGCCCATATGAACCCGCTGGGCGTGCTCACCGCCGAGGACATCGCCGATCCCGTCGGCACGCCCACCGGCGACGCCACCGGCGAGCCAATGCCCGCCGACGCGCCCGTGCGCGACGTGATGGAGCGGCTGCGCCACGAGCCTGCGGTGCCCCTCACCGATGGCCGTGTCGTGACCCGCGAGGGCGTCATCACGCGGCTCATCGACCCCCAGCGCAGCGCCGAGGCGAGCTGAGGGACGCTTCGCGGAGGATATTTGGAGCAGTTGGAAGACAGGCCACAGCGCCCCTTCCAACTGCCTCAAATATCCCCGCCGGAGGCATCCGACATTTGCAAAAAGCGCCGCGCTGTCAGATCTTGGTGGCCGGCGGAGGCGGCGTCACCCGGCGTTTGAGCTGCGCCTCGCGGAAGGTCATGTAGCTGACCGAGGCGATGATGATCGCGCCGCCCAGGATCACGTAAGGATCCGGGCGCTCGCCGAAAATCGACCAGCCCGCAATCGCCGCCCAGACCAGTTGCAGGAAGATCACCGGCTGCGTCACCGTCACAGGCGCCGCGGCGAAGGCCCGCGTCATGCAGTAATGCCCGCCCGTCGCGAACACCGCGACCGCACCCAGCCAGAGCGTCTCGGACAGCGTGATCGGCTCCCATTTCCAGATCGCCACCGGGGCAAGCGCGACGGTCACCACCAGCGTCATCATCGCGACCACCGTGCCTGCGGGCACGTAATCGGTCAACCGCTTCGCCGCGAGATAGGCGCCGCCGAAGAACAGCGCCGCGCCAAGCTGGGCGAGATGGCCGGGCTCGATCGCGCGCATCCCCGGGCGCAGGATGATCAGCGCCCCGATCAGTGCGACGATCACCGCCGTCACGCGTCGCCAAGCCAGCCCCTCGCCTAAGAGAAGCGCACCGCCCACCGTCACCACGATCGGGTTGAGGTAATTGATCGCAGTGACATCGGCGATCGGGATATTGCTCATCGCGAAGAACCACAGCCCAACGGCAACCGCGTGCAGGAGACCGCGCACGCCGAACAGCGCCCAGACCTGAGGCGGGAAGCTCTGCCGCAGAATGCGGGCCAGCGCGGGCGCGAAGAAGATCAGCCCCCACATGAAGCGCACGAAGGCCGATTGCGCGGCGGGCACCTGATCGCCCAGCCAGTGAACGATGATGTTCACCATCACGAAACAGGCCGTGGTGGCGAGCATCCACAGGATGCCGATCAGCGGTTTGTTGGGTTTGTCTTGCGCGGTCATAACCCCTCTTGGACGCTGGTTCGGCACCGCGCGCAAGGGGCGGCTTTGTGTCGGTTATAATGCGCCCGCCGCGAGCTTCCAGGCGATCGAGCCCATCAGCACCGCGATCAGCGCATCGAGCACCCGCCACGCGCTCTCCTTGGCGAAAAGCGGCGCCAGAAGCCGCGCGCCATAGGCCAGCGCGAAGAAGAACACGAACGAGGCCACGATCGCGCCCGTAGCGAAGCTGATCCGCGCGCCCGCGAACTGCGCCGAGACCGCGCCGAGCAGCACCACCGTATCGAGCCAGACATGCGGGTTCGCCCAAGTGAAAGCGGCCACCGTCACCAGCACGGCGCGCAGGGACGGTGCGCTGCCTGCGCTCGGGTCGAGATGCTCCCCGCCCCGGATCGCCGCCAAAGCGGAGCGGATCGCATACCAGCTAAGAAAAGCGACACCGCCCCAGCGCAGCGTCTCCGGCAGCCATGGCAGCGCGGTCGAGGCAGCGGCGAAGCCCGACACGCCAAGCGCGATCAGCACCGCATCGGAGAGCGCGCAGAACAGCGCCACCGCGAAGACATGCTCGCGCCGCAGCCCCTGACGCAGCACGAAGGCGTTTTGCGCGCCGATCGCCACGATCAGCCCGAGCCCCAGTTTCAGCCCCGCCCAGAATGCCGCCAATTCCATCCGCCTCACCTCTTGTCTGCTCAGAGACGCTTCTCAGTGCCGGGACGTGCGTATAAGTTCAACTTAATTAAACTAACTCTGTATAAGTAAAACTTATGTTCGACTATGCCGCGCTGGATGCGCTCGCCACCGTGATCGAGACCGGAAGCTTCGAGGCCGCCAGCGCGCGGCTCGGGGTATCGCAATCGGCCGTCTCGCAACGGGTCCGCCAGTTGGAGGAACGCATGGGCGCGGTTCTGGTGATCCGTTCCACGCCTTGCCGCGCGACCGAGGATGGGGCGCGGCTGATCGCCCATCTGCGCGAGGTGGCGCTTCTGGAGACCGAGCTTGCGCCCTCCGAGACCCCGCCGGTTCTGCGCATCGCGGTGAATGCGGACAGCCTCGCGACATGGGTGCTGCCCGCGCTGGCCGAGGTGGAGGGCGTGCGTTTCGATCTGGTGATCGACGATCAGGACCATTCCGCGGGGCTTTTGCGCCGGGGCGAGGTCGCGGGCGCGATCACCGCCGACGAGGGGCCGATTGCGGGCTGCGACAGCGTGAGCCTCGGGCGGCTGCGCTATATCGCGACGGCGAGCCCGGACTTCGTCGCGCGCTATTTCCCGAACCGGATCGACCGGCACAGCTTGCGCGCGGCCCCTGCCCTGCAGTTCAACGCCAAGGATCGCCTGCAGGACCGCTGGGCCTCGATGATCGCGGGCATGCCGATGGGGCTGCGCGCGCATCGTATCGGCTCGACCGAAGGCTTCGTGGAGGCCTGTCTGCGCGGCATGGGCTGGGGGCTCAACCCCGAGGTTCTGGTGCGCGCGCATCTGGAAAGCGGCGCGCTGGAACGGCTGGGCCCGGCGCCGATCGATGTGCCGCTCTACTGGCAAAGCGCAAGGCGGCTCAAAGCCCCGCTCGCGCCGCTAACCAAAGCGCTGCGGCAGGCGGCGAAAGCGGTGTTGTTGTAAGGGGTCAGGAAGGGGTTGATCCGGCAGCCTGAGCGCGCGCATTGCCCACGACCAGCGCGCCGCCC
Proteins encoded in this region:
- a CDS encoding LysE/ArgO family amino acid transporter, whose translation is MELAAFWAGLKLGLGLIVAIGAQNAFVLRQGLRREHVFAVALFCALSDAVLIALGVSGFAAASTALPWLPETLRWGGVAFLSWYAIRSALAAIRGGEHLDPSAGSAPSLRAVLVTVAAFTWANPHVWLDTVVLLGAVSAQFAGARISFATGAIVASFVFFFALAYGARLLAPLFAKESAWRVLDALIAVLMGSIAWKLAAGAL
- a CDS encoding DMT family transporter, which codes for MTAQDKPNKPLIGILWMLATTACFVMVNIIVHWLGDQVPAAQSAFVRFMWGLIFFAPALARILRQSFPPQVWALFGVRGLLHAVAVGLWFFAMSNIPIADVTAINYLNPIVVTVGGALLLGEGLAWRRVTAVIVALIGALIILRPGMRAIEPGHLAQLGAALFFGGAYLAAKRLTDYVPAGTVVAMMTLVVTVALAPVAIWKWEPITLSETLWLGAVAVFATGGHYCMTRAFAAAPVTVTQPVIFLQLVWAAIAGWSIFGERPDPYVILGGAIIIASVSYMTFREAQLKRRVTPPPPATKI
- a CDS encoding LysR family transcriptional regulator ArgP, which produces MFDYAALDALATVIETGSFEAASARLGVSQSAVSQRVRQLEERMGAVLVIRSTPCRATEDGARLIAHLREVALLETELAPSETPPVLRIAVNADSLATWVLPALAEVEGVRFDLVIDDQDHSAGLLRRGEVAGAITADEGPIAGCDSVSLGRLRYIATASPDFVARYFPNRIDRHSLRAAPALQFNAKDRLQDRWASMIAGMPMGLRAHRIGSTEGFVEACLRGMGWGLNPEVLVRAHLESGALERLGPAPIDVPLYWQSARRLKAPLAPLTKALRQAAKAVLL